A DNA window from uncultured Methanoregula sp. contains the following coding sequences:
- the cfbB gene encoding Ni-sirohydrochlorin a,c-diamide synthase, which produces MKQVLISGDRSGSGKTSITLALTALLSEKSRVQTFKVGMDYIDPSYLSAVSKRPCRNLDSYTLSGPQVKDIFAYGCRDADIAIIEGVRGLYEGAEALTDTGSTAAVAKALDLPVVLVVSAQSITRSAAAVVKGFQSFDPDLTIAGVILNNIKGEQHRTKATAAIEHYCGIPVIGAIPRMEEMQLAMRHLGLVPYREGSRSDEFGDRIRTITGLIERYVDLDAFCRIMKDAPVPSSPAMLFDKKQEPDVTIGVALDEAFNFYYADLFDLLPSLGASVVPFSPVHDRLPDADGYIIGGGYPELFAGELEKNDRMREAISEISRNGTPVYAECGGLMYLTDRIRLKEGWHDLPADENYAMCGVFPGETRMPARRVVSYVEGTCSAGSPFGAAAFRGHEFHYSDVDLAKETRYAYTLSRGVGIRENLDGAVSNNTLGSYTHLHPVASAGMFAHFIDTCRKRA; this is translated from the coding sequence ATGAAGCAGGTGCTCATCTCAGGCGACCGGTCCGGCAGCGGGAAGACGAGCATCACGCTTGCTCTTACCGCCCTTCTGTCAGAAAAATCCCGGGTCCAGACCTTCAAGGTAGGGATGGACTATATCGATCCCTCGTATCTTTCAGCAGTTTCAAAAAGGCCCTGCCGGAACCTGGACAGTTACACGCTCTCCGGGCCGCAGGTGAAGGATATTTTTGCGTACGGGTGCCGGGACGCGGATATCGCCATCATCGAAGGGGTCCGGGGGCTGTACGAAGGGGCAGAAGCCCTCACCGATACCGGAAGCACTGCTGCCGTTGCAAAAGCCCTCGACCTTCCGGTTGTCCTTGTAGTCTCGGCCCAGAGCATCACCCGCAGTGCAGCCGCGGTTGTCAAAGGGTTCCAGTCCTTTGATCCCGATCTCACCATTGCCGGAGTCATCCTCAACAATATCAAGGGAGAGCAGCACCGCACCAAGGCCACCGCGGCCATCGAGCATTACTGCGGTATCCCGGTGATCGGTGCGATCCCCCGGATGGAAGAGATGCAGCTTGCCATGCGCCATCTCGGTCTCGTCCCGTACCGGGAAGGATCCCGGAGCGATGAGTTCGGGGACCGGATCCGGACCATCACGGGTCTCATCGAGCGGTACGTGGATCTCGATGCGTTTTGCCGGATCATGAAGGATGCACCGGTCCCGTCCTCTCCGGCCATGCTCTTTGACAAAAAGCAGGAACCGGATGTCACGATCGGGGTTGCTCTTGACGAGGCGTTCAATTTCTATTATGCCGATCTCTTCGATCTCCTTCCCTCGCTCGGGGCATCGGTGGTTCCCTTCAGCCCGGTCCATGACCGGCTGCCGGATGCGGACGGTTACATAATCGGCGGGGGTTACCCGGAACTCTTCGCCGGCGAGCTGGAGAAGAACGACCGGATGCGGGAAGCGATATCAGAAATTTCCCGGAACGGGACCCCGGTGTACGCGGAATGCGGGGGCCTGATGTATCTGACCGACCGGATCCGGCTCAAAGAAGGATGGCATGATCTCCCCGCTGATGAGAACTACGCGATGTGCGGGGTGTTTCCGGGCGAGACCCGGATGCCTGCCCGGCGGGTTGTCAGCTATGTCGAGGGAACCTGCTCAGCGGGATCCCCGTTCGGTGCAGCGGCGTTCCGGGGACACGAGTTCCATTACTCGGACGTTGACCTGGCAAAAGAGACCCGGTACGCCTACACCCTCTCCCGCGGTGTCGGGATCCGGGAGAACCTGGATGGTGCGGTCAGCAACAATACCCTTGGCAGTTACACGCATCTCCACCCGGTGGCAAGTGCCGGCATGTTTGCGCACTTCATCGACACCTGCCGGAAGCGTGCCTGA
- the cfbD gene encoding Ni-sirohydrochlorin a,c-diamide reductive cyclase catalytic subunit — protein sequence MKSMHPRPSSIVAALYTARDLKVDVSVLHGPSGCSFKHARLLEEDGMRVLTTSLADNEFIFGGQNPLEEVLRYAEDTFSPQRIAVIGTCVSMIIGEDLQSAIDGAGITTPTIAVDIHAGYPENIAGVLRTLEAAEGVGWISAEEMDRQRFLMEKANEVERVRGAACKAYIEPSRGDLKHVAAKRLLELARSGKKGVAILNAKKETAYMFSDALIALHDACPAADITYIANLDQRGLPKVRADAERILDEMKARGVTPRLVGALDEYGANGDALGKILRKIAPGFALITGVPHAIPQEYTDGIECFSITNGPRQVEPLRDLGHKHVMVEVDLHPKTLGVRAVVESEFGAVLRSLV from the coding sequence ATGAAATCCATGCACCCCCGGCCCAGTTCGATTGTTGCCGCCCTTTACACCGCCCGCGATCTCAAGGTGGATGTGTCCGTCCTTCACGGCCCCTCCGGCTGCTCGTTCAAGCATGCCCGGCTCCTTGAAGAGGACGGGATGCGGGTCCTGACCACATCCCTTGCAGACAATGAATTCATCTTCGGGGGCCAGAATCCCTTAGAAGAAGTCCTGCGATACGCCGAGGATACGTTCTCCCCGCAGCGGATTGCTGTTATCGGGACCTGCGTCTCCATGATCATTGGCGAAGATCTCCAGTCCGCCATTGACGGGGCCGGCATCACCACGCCGACAATCGCAGTCGACATCCATGCCGGCTACCCCGAGAATATCGCGGGAGTTCTCCGGACCCTGGAAGCTGCCGAGGGGGTCGGGTGGATCTCTGCAGAAGAGATGGACCGGCAGCGGTTCCTGATGGAGAAGGCAAACGAGGTTGAGCGGGTCCGGGGTGCGGCCTGCAAAGCCTACATCGAGCCGTCCCGGGGAGACCTGAAACATGTGGCGGCAAAGCGCCTTCTCGAACTTGCCAGGAGCGGGAAGAAAGGCGTTGCCATCCTGAATGCCAAGAAAGAGACCGCGTACATGTTCTCCGATGCCCTCATCGCGCTCCACGATGCCTGTCCGGCAGCGGATATCACGTACATCGCGAACCTCGACCAGCGCGGCCTGCCCAAAGTGCGGGCCGATGCAGAGCGGATTCTTGACGAGATGAAAGCCCGCGGGGTAACTCCCCGCCTTGTCGGGGCGCTGGACGAGTACGGGGCGAACGGGGATGCCCTCGGGAAGATTCTCCGAAAGATTGCACCCGGCTTTGCCCTCATCACCGGTGTTCCCCATGCAATCCCGCAGGAGTACACGGACGGGATCGAGTGCTTCTCGATCACGAACGGGCCCCGGCAGGTGGAACCTCTCCGGGATCTCGGTCACAAGCACGTGATGGTTGAAGTGGATCTTCACCCCAAAACCCTCGGGGTCCGGGCAGTTGTGGAGAGTGAGTTCGGCGCCGTGCTCCGGAGCCTGGTATGA